From the Gordonia bronchialis DSM 43247 genome, one window contains:
- the thrC gene encoding threonine synthase yields MTEATGPVHSGWPGLIEAYRSRLPVGDDWKVVTLLEGGTPLISAPHLSEITGCEVYLKVEGLNPTGSFKDRGMTMAVSNAVNNGKTAVLCASTGNTSASAAAYATRAGITCAVLIPEGKIAMGKLAQAVMHGAKIIQVQGNFDDCLELARKATAEFTEIELVNSVNPARIEGQKTASFEIVDVLGRAPDVHALPVGNAGNITAYWKGYKEYHADGVADRLPRMLGVQAAGAAPLVNGAPVKEPETIATAIRIGSPASWNQAVAAKEESDGRFLAATDEKLLEAYRLIAGREGLFVEPASAASVAGLLAARTEGWVREGQTVVCTVTGNGLKDPDTALSGMPEVEAIPVDPVAVADALGVA; encoded by the coding sequence ATGACTGAAGCGACTGGACCCGTGCACAGCGGCTGGCCCGGGCTGATCGAGGCATACCGTTCGCGGCTGCCCGTCGGAGACGACTGGAAGGTCGTGACCCTGCTGGAGGGCGGGACCCCGCTGATCAGCGCGCCCCATCTGTCCGAGATAACCGGCTGCGAGGTCTACCTCAAGGTCGAGGGCCTCAACCCGACCGGATCGTTCAAGGACCGCGGGATGACGATGGCGGTCAGCAATGCGGTCAACAACGGCAAGACCGCGGTGCTGTGCGCATCCACCGGCAACACGTCGGCATCGGCAGCGGCGTATGCCACCCGCGCCGGCATCACCTGCGCGGTGCTGATCCCCGAGGGCAAGATCGCGATGGGCAAACTGGCCCAGGCGGTCATGCACGGTGCCAAGATCATTCAGGTGCAGGGCAACTTCGACGACTGCCTGGAACTCGCCCGCAAGGCGACCGCGGAGTTCACCGAGATCGAATTGGTCAACTCGGTCAATCCGGCGCGCATCGAGGGACAGAAGACGGCCTCGTTCGAGATCGTCGACGTGCTGGGCCGCGCCCCCGACGTGCACGCGCTGCCGGTCGGGAACGCGGGCAACATCACCGCGTACTGGAAGGGCTACAAGGAGTACCACGCCGACGGTGTCGCCGACCGGCTGCCGCGCATGCTGGGCGTGCAGGCCGCCGGTGCGGCTCCGCTGGTCAACGGGGCGCCGGTGAAGGAGCCGGAGACCATTGCCACCGCGATCCGTATCGGGTCGCCGGCGAGCTGGAATCAGGCCGTGGCGGCCAAGGAAGAATCCGACGGACGGTTCCTGGCGGCGACCGACGAGAAACTCCTCGAGGCTTATCGGCTGATCGCGGGTCGGGAAGGCCTGTTCGTGGAGCCGGCGTCGGCGGCCAGTGTCGCCGGCCTGCTGGCGGCGCGCACCGAGGGCTGGGTGCGGGAGGGTCAGACCGTCGTCTGTACCGTCACCGGCAACGGTCTCAAGGACCCCGACACCGCGCTGTCGGGGATGCCCGAGGTGGAGGCGATCCCGGTGGACCCGGTGGCGGTGGCAGATGCACTCGGCGTGGCCTGA
- the rpmE gene encoding 50S ribosomal protein L31 produces MKQGIHPEYATTTVVCGCGNTFETRSTAANGRINVEVCSQCHPFYTGKQKILDTGGRVAKFEKRYGKRTKNADAK; encoded by the coding sequence ATGAAGCAGGGCATTCACCCCGAGTACGCGACGACCACCGTCGTCTGCGGCTGCGGCAACACCTTCGAGACCCGCAGCACCGCTGCCAACGGACGTATCAACGTCGAGGTCTGCTCGCAGTGCCACCCGTTCTACACGGGCAAGCAGAAGATCCTCGACACCGGCGGCCGGGTGGCGAAGTTCGAGAAGCGCTACGGCAAGCGCACCAAGAACGCAGACGCCAAGTAG
- the prfA gene encoding peptide chain release factor 1: MSAQDVSGTSSPSAIDDILAEHAGLEQQLSDPALHDDPAAARRVGKRFAELAPVMATHARLVAARDDLAAARELAADDPAFAEEIPALESTVAELDATLTDLLAPRDPHDGDDVVLEIKSGAGGEESALFAADLARMYLKYCERHGWKAQVLGVTESDLGGYKEATLSIKAKEAVREGVWSRLKFEGGVHRVQRVPVTESQGRIHTSAAGVLIYPEPEELEQVAIDESDLRIDVYRSSGKGGQGVNTTDSAVRITHLPTGIVVTCQNERSQLQNKARAMQVLAARLQAAAEEEAQAAAAQGRAAQIRTVDRSERIRTYNFPENRIADHRIGYKANNLDAVLGGEMDGLLDALVAADRQARLEAQ; the protein is encoded by the coding sequence GTGAGTGCACAGGATGTATCGGGCACATCGAGTCCGTCGGCGATCGACGACATCCTCGCTGAGCACGCCGGCCTCGAACAGCAGCTCTCGGATCCGGCGTTGCACGACGATCCGGCCGCCGCACGCCGGGTGGGCAAACGTTTCGCCGAGCTGGCCCCGGTGATGGCCACCCACGCCCGGCTCGTCGCCGCTCGGGATGATCTCGCCGCGGCTCGTGAACTCGCGGCCGATGATCCCGCGTTCGCCGAGGAGATCCCGGCTCTCGAGTCCACCGTCGCCGAGCTCGACGCCACTCTGACCGACCTCCTCGCCCCGCGCGATCCGCATGATGGCGACGACGTCGTGCTGGAGATCAAATCCGGTGCGGGCGGCGAGGAATCGGCGTTGTTTGCCGCTGATCTCGCCCGGATGTATCTCAAATACTGTGAGCGGCACGGGTGGAAGGCGCAGGTTTTGGGCGTCACCGAGTCCGATCTCGGCGGCTACAAAGAGGCGACGCTGTCGATCAAGGCGAAAGAGGCTGTGCGCGAAGGGGTCTGGTCGCGGTTGAAGTTCGAGGGCGGGGTCCATCGGGTACAGCGGGTGCCGGTCACCGAATCGCAGGGACGTATCCACACCTCGGCGGCGGGGGTGCTGATCTACCCGGAACCCGAAGAACTCGAACAGGTCGCGATCGACGAATCCGATCTGCGCATCGACGTTTACCGGTCGTCTGGTAAGGGCGGGCAGGGAGTGAACACCACCGACTCGGCGGTGCGGATCACCCACCTGCCCACCGGGATCGTGGTGACCTGCCAGAACGAGCGGTCCCAGTTGCAGAACAAGGCCCGCGCGATGCAGGTACTCGCGGCCCGGCTACAGGCCGCCGCCGAAGAGGAGGCACAGGCCGCGGCCGCGCAGGGGCGCGCCGCCCAGATCCGCACGGTGGATCGTTCCGAGCGCATCCGTACGTACAACTTCCCGGAGAACCGGATCGCCGATCATCGCATCGGGTACAAGGCCAACAATCTCGACGCGGTTCTGGGCGGCGAGATGGACGGCCTGCTCGACGCCCTGGTCGCCGCCGATCGGCAGGCGCGCCTCGAGGCGCAGTGA
- the rho gene encoding transcription termination factor Rho has protein sequence MTETDLITAPAEEGSADSAASGAASKSRTRTQRTGLTGMVLTELRAVAGELGIKGTSGMRKGDLIAAIKERQAGAASANGIGEAEKKARRASAPKDSGAPEQMTLADSAGTGSAGTGSAGTESGGTAEGPTRRRRGGAAQAETARSESADPAAPTADKAVDKSTDKTADRPKADGDNRGQARSGDAQSDSRQGDGADGNEQRNRNRNRNQGGGNQNSGNQNSGNQNSNQGGNGPNNGPGNQNRDDDGDGSGRGRRGRRFRERRRGRDRGDSAGEPQVSEDDVLQPVAGILDVLDNYAFVRTSGYLAGPNDVYVSMNLVRKNGLRRGDAITGAVKVPREGEQQNQRQKFNPLVRLDTVNGGDVEAARKRPEFGKLTPLYPNQRLRLETTPERLDTRVIDLIMPIGKGQRALIVSPPKAGKTTILQDIANAITINNPECHLMVVLVDERPEEVTDMQRSVKGEVIASTFDRPPSDHTSVAELAIERAKRLVESGKDVVVLLDSITRLGRAYNNASPASGRILSGGVDSTALYPPKRFLGAARNIENGGSLTIIASALVETGSTGDTVIFEEFKGTGNAELKLDRKIADRRVFPAVDVNQSSTRKDELMMSPEEFSIMHKLRRVLSGLDSQQAIDLLLSQLKKTKTNVEFLMQVQSNAPGAMKDD, from the coding sequence GTGACCGAAACGGACCTGATCACCGCACCTGCCGAAGAGGGTTCCGCCGATTCCGCAGCGTCCGGCGCCGCATCCAAGTCGCGCACCCGGACGCAGCGGACCGGACTCACCGGGATGGTGCTGACCGAGCTGCGCGCTGTTGCCGGTGAACTCGGCATCAAGGGGACCTCCGGCATGCGCAAAGGCGATCTGATCGCCGCCATCAAGGAGCGTCAGGCCGGCGCTGCGAGCGCCAACGGCATCGGTGAGGCCGAGAAGAAGGCGAGGCGCGCATCGGCGCCCAAGGATTCCGGTGCACCCGAGCAGATGACGCTCGCCGACTCCGCGGGCACTGGTTCTGCGGGCACGGGTTCTGCGGGCACTGAGTCCGGGGGCACCGCCGAAGGCCCGACGCGGCGTCGCCGCGGTGGCGCAGCCCAGGCGGAGACCGCCAGGTCTGAGTCGGCCGACCCGGCCGCCCCGACTGCCGACAAGGCCGTCGACAAGTCCACAGACAAGACTGCCGACCGGCCGAAGGCCGACGGCGACAATCGTGGCCAGGCTCGTTCGGGTGATGCCCAGTCCGATTCCCGGCAGGGCGACGGCGCGGATGGCAACGAGCAGCGCAATCGGAACCGCAACCGCAACCAAGGTGGCGGTAACCAGAACAGCGGTAACCAGAACAGCGGCAACCAGAACAGCAATCAGGGCGGTAACGGCCCGAACAACGGTCCCGGAAACCAGAACCGCGACGACGACGGTGACGGTTCCGGCCGCGGCCGCCGCGGTCGCCGGTTCCGTGAACGTCGCCGGGGACGTGACCGCGGTGACTCCGCCGGCGAGCCGCAGGTCTCCGAGGACGATGTGTTGCAGCCGGTCGCGGGCATCCTCGACGTGCTGGACAACTACGCGTTCGTCCGGACCTCCGGATATCTGGCCGGCCCCAACGACGTCTACGTGTCGATGAACCTGGTGCGCAAGAACGGATTGCGTCGCGGCGACGCGATCACCGGCGCCGTCAAGGTGCCGCGCGAGGGTGAGCAGCAGAATCAGCGCCAGAAGTTCAACCCGCTCGTCCGGTTGGACACCGTCAACGGTGGCGATGTCGAGGCCGCGCGCAAGCGCCCGGAGTTCGGCAAGCTCACCCCGCTCTACCCGAATCAGCGTCTGCGCCTGGAGACGACGCCGGAACGTCTCGACACCCGCGTCATCGACCTGATCATGCCGATCGGTAAGGGGCAGCGCGCGCTGATCGTGTCGCCGCCCAAGGCCGGTAAGACCACGATCCTGCAGGACATCGCCAACGCGATCACCATCAACAACCCGGAATGCCATCTGATGGTGGTCCTCGTCGACGAACGGCCCGAAGAGGTCACCGACATGCAGCGTTCGGTCAAGGGTGAGGTCATCGCCTCCACCTTCGATCGTCCGCCGTCAGATCACACCTCGGTCGCCGAGCTCGCCATCGAGCGGGCCAAGCGTCTCGTGGAGAGCGGGAAGGACGTCGTGGTCCTGCTCGATTCGATCACCCGCCTCGGGCGTGCCTACAACAATGCCTCGCCGGCGTCGGGCCGAATCCTGTCCGGCGGTGTCGATTCGACGGCTCTGTACCCGCCGAAGCGGTTCCTCGGTGCGGCCCGCAACATCGAGAACGGCGGTTCGCTGACGATCATCGCCTCCGCCCTCGTGGAGACCGGGTCCACCGGTGACACGGTCATCTTCGAGGAGTTCAAGGGCACCGGCAACGCCGAGCTCAAGCTCGACCGCAAGATCGCCGACCGCCGGGTCTTCCCGGCCGTCGACGTCAATCAGTCGAGCACTCGCAAGGACGAGCTGATGATGTCACCCGAGGAGTTCTCGATCATGCACAAGCTGCGTCGGGTGCTGTCGGGTCTCGACTCGCAGCAGGCGATCGACCTGCTGCTCAGCCAGCTCAAGAAGACCAAGACCAACGTCGAATTCCTGATGCAGGTGCAGTCCAACGCGCCGGGAGCGATGAAGGACGACTGA
- a CDS encoding homoserine dehydrogenase produces MTAGGNTVERSDDQDAGARSIGVAVLGMGNVGAEVVRIISDNAADLQARVGAPVQLRGVAVRDLARPRAIDPELLTDDPGALVARDDVDIVVELMGGIDPARGLIRAALENGKSVVTANKALLAEYTGELATAAARAKVDLYFEAAVAGAIPVVRPLMQSLAGDTVERVAGIVNGTTNFILSAMDETGADYEATLAEAGRLGYAEADPTADVEGYDAASKAAILASIAFHTRVTAADVYREGISAVTADDLVAAKKFDCTVKLLSICERVHDADGSERVSARVYPALIPLTHPLASVNGAFNAVVVEAENAGRLMFYGQGAGGAPTASAVLGDMVMAARNRVHGGRGPLESTYASLPIAPVDDVPTRYYISMRVADRPGVLAQVAGEFTKRSVSIAAVRQEGAGDDARLIVVTHRAPDRAQSECVAALEDMDAVIKVSSVLRLEGTDD; encoded by the coding sequence GTGACGGCCGGTGGCAACACTGTCGAGCGTAGTGACGATCAGGACGCCGGTGCCCGCAGTATCGGCGTCGCGGTACTCGGGATGGGAAATGTGGGCGCCGAGGTGGTGCGCATCATCTCCGACAACGCCGCCGACCTGCAGGCCCGCGTCGGCGCGCCCGTGCAGCTGCGGGGCGTCGCCGTCCGCGACCTCGCGCGACCGCGCGCCATCGACCCCGAACTGCTGACCGACGATCCCGGCGCCCTCGTCGCCCGCGACGACGTGGACATCGTCGTCGAGCTGATGGGCGGTATCGATCCGGCCCGTGGGCTGATCCGGGCGGCGCTGGAGAACGGGAAATCGGTGGTGACCGCCAACAAGGCGCTGCTCGCCGAGTACACCGGTGAACTCGCGACGGCCGCCGCACGGGCCAAGGTGGACCTGTACTTCGAGGCGGCCGTGGCCGGTGCCATCCCGGTGGTACGGCCGCTGATGCAGTCGCTGGCCGGTGACACCGTGGAGCGGGTCGCCGGAATCGTCAACGGCACCACCAACTTCATCCTCTCCGCGATGGACGAGACCGGCGCCGACTACGAGGCGACACTCGCCGAGGCCGGACGCCTGGGGTACGCCGAGGCCGATCCGACCGCCGACGTGGAGGGCTACGACGCCGCGTCCAAGGCGGCGATCCTCGCCTCCATCGCCTTCCACACCCGGGTGACCGCCGCCGACGTCTACCGCGAGGGCATCTCCGCGGTCACCGCCGACGACCTGGTGGCGGCCAAGAAGTTCGACTGCACCGTCAAACTCCTCTCCATCTGCGAGCGTGTCCATGATGCCGACGGCTCCGAGCGTGTCTCGGCGCGCGTGTATCCGGCGCTCATCCCGCTGACCCACCCGCTGGCCTCGGTCAACGGCGCGTTCAACGCGGTCGTCGTCGAGGCGGAGAACGCCGGGCGACTGATGTTCTACGGGCAGGGTGCCGGCGGTGCGCCAACCGCGTCGGCCGTGCTCGGCGACATGGTCATGGCGGCGCGCAACCGGGTGCACGGCGGCCGCGGTCCGCTGGAGTCGACGTACGCCTCGCTACCCATCGCACCCGTGGACGACGTACCGACCCGGTACTACATCTCGATGCGGGTCGCCGACCGTCCGGGCGTGCTGGCGCAGGTCGCCGGCGAGTTCACCAAGCGGTCGGTGAGCATCGCCGCCGTTCGGCAGGAGGGTGCCGGTGACGATGCCCGCCTGATTGTCGTGACCCACCGCGCACCCGACCGTGCGCAGTCGGAATGTGTTGCGGCACTAGAGGACATGGATGCCGTCATCAAGGTGTCGAGCGTTCTGCGATTGGAAGGAACCGATGACTGA
- a CDS encoding sulfite reductase subunit alpha produces the protein MQLPYIPTDVPFTGEQKAWLAGFLAGLGTRSVIPAGSAAPAQVGAAPSADAEAGGPVGLQILYGTQTGNAEWVADTAKTQAGAHGFDPQVSDMADMDVTTLAAVRRLLVIVSTYGEGDMPDDAEDFWQALAAPDAPRLDGLYYGVLALGDSIYDGFCQSGKNIDARLAELGATRVIDRVDCDVDFQKSADEWLAGALAALTAIETGGARATDDESGTETVEPPAAQVVVDTPDTPPAPEAAAAPAPVRAKGAKSPWGRKNPYPAKIVANTVLSGPTSDKEVRHLVISLGDSGIDYQPGDGISITPVNDPALVEKILTRLGATGDEMISDRKSQYTLRDALTHRFEIATPSKYLVDYIASRTEDPELTHLSATGDHEALDAWLWGRDVLDLLNVDPAVTITPEELIAELRPLAHRVYSISSSPLAHAGTVHITMATVRYRSGDRMRGGVCSTYLADRRTEGDTVPVFIQPNKSFRPPADDVAAIMIGPGTGIAPFRSFLHERQARGAQGENWLFFGDQHRDADFIYADEITGFAADGILNRLDLAFSRDQDHKIYVQDRMREKGADLFAWLQDGAHVYVCGDATRMARDVDDALHQIVAEHGSLDDEAAQDYINRLKKDKRYLRDVY, from the coding sequence ATGCAACTCCCCTACATTCCCACCGACGTCCCCTTCACCGGTGAGCAGAAGGCCTGGCTCGCCGGATTTCTCGCCGGACTCGGGACGCGCTCGGTCATTCCGGCCGGTTCCGCGGCACCCGCGCAGGTGGGCGCGGCACCGTCGGCCGACGCCGAGGCGGGCGGTCCAGTCGGTCTGCAGATCCTCTACGGCACCCAGACCGGCAACGCCGAGTGGGTGGCCGACACCGCCAAGACCCAGGCCGGCGCACACGGTTTCGACCCGCAGGTCTCGGACATGGCCGACATGGACGTGACCACCCTCGCCGCGGTACGCCGACTACTCGTGATCGTCTCGACCTACGGCGAGGGCGACATGCCCGACGACGCGGAGGACTTCTGGCAGGCGCTCGCCGCACCCGACGCCCCGCGTCTCGACGGTCTCTACTACGGCGTGCTGGCACTGGGTGATTCCATCTACGACGGCTTCTGTCAGTCCGGCAAGAACATCGACGCCCGGCTCGCCGAACTGGGCGCCACCCGCGTGATCGACCGCGTCGACTGCGATGTGGACTTCCAGAAGTCCGCCGACGAATGGCTGGCCGGCGCGCTGGCGGCACTGACCGCGATCGAGACCGGCGGCGCGAGGGCCACCGATGATGAATCCGGCACCGAGACCGTCGAGCCCCCGGCCGCGCAGGTCGTCGTCGACACCCCGGACACCCCGCCCGCCCCCGAGGCAGCGGCGGCGCCGGCACCGGTACGTGCGAAGGGCGCCAAATCACCGTGGGGCCGCAAGAATCCGTACCCGGCCAAGATCGTCGCCAACACCGTGCTGTCCGGCCCGACGTCGGACAAGGAGGTCCGCCACCTGGTGATCTCGTTGGGCGACAGCGGGATCGACTACCAGCCCGGCGACGGTATCAGCATCACCCCGGTCAACGATCCCGCCCTCGTGGAGAAGATCCTCACCCGGCTCGGCGCCACCGGCGACGAGATGATCAGCGATCGCAAATCGCAATACACCCTGCGCGATGCCCTGACGCATCGTTTCGAGATCGCCACGCCGTCAAAGTATCTCGTCGACTACATCGCCTCACGCACCGAGGACCCAGAGCTGACGCACCTGTCGGCGACCGGCGATCACGAAGCGCTCGACGCCTGGCTGTGGGGTCGTGACGTGCTCGATCTGCTCAACGTCGATCCCGCGGTGACGATCACACCCGAGGAGTTGATCGCCGAACTACGTCCACTGGCCCACCGCGTCTATTCCATCTCGTCGAGTCCGCTCGCGCACGCCGGTACGGTACACATCACCATGGCCACCGTCCGGTATCGCTCGGGAGACCGGATGCGCGGCGGCGTGTGCTCCACCTATCTGGCCGACCGCCGCACCGAGGGCGACACCGTGCCGGTGTTCATCCAGCCGAACAAGTCGTTCCGCCCGCCCGCCGACGACGTCGCAGCCATCATGATCGGCCCCGGCACCGGTATCGCGCCGTTCCGGTCCTTCCTGCACGAGCGGCAGGCACGCGGCGCGCAGGGCGAGAACTGGCTGTTCTTCGGCGACCAGCACCGCGACGCGGACTTCATCTACGCCGACGAGATCACCGGGTTCGCCGCCGACGGAATCCTGAACCGCCTCGACCTCGCCTTCTCCCGCGACCAGGACCACAAGATCTACGTGCAGGACCGCATGCGGGAGAAGGGCGCGGACCTGTTCGCCTGGCTGCAGGACGGCGCACATGTGTACGTGTGCGGCGATGCCACCCGGATGGCCCGCGACGTCGACGACGCGCTGCACCAGATCGTGGCCGAGCACGGATCACTCGACGACGAGGCGGCCCAGGACTACATCAACCGTCTCAAGAAGGACAAGCGCTACCTGCGCGACGTGTACTAG
- a CDS encoding ChuX/HutX family heme-like substrate-binding protein, with protein MATMPENPDAHDEANPACRRDRGCCCPRAQRVTSDLDTLLATPGFAGSLLNSEVTSVTGRLPLLDKVVGVTVAGPVIMNDVGVHDIPVTSGGPIRTDPSRITLRLNPDRLGSALVTDPAANVPPTLRLFDATGNTAHATYLTEHSDRLAFEALSLSAPDSAEPGPATYTDTDTDTDTDHADVPAPQADQIAQFDSILGDGGVTRMRSLPGYAEHGYARAPSRRVIAALEHAALLGMPMTMATAAPGCIQMRHDQLDGAREHRGQMVIASGSCRAMINFNLAAECWITWSQGVWGRTGSIEIYDRHAQCAMVATQTGSVSAAIFEAWDHLLTDLSS; from the coding sequence ATGGCAACGATGCCCGAGAACCCCGACGCCCATGACGAGGCCAACCCGGCGTGCCGGCGCGACCGCGGGTGCTGTTGTCCGCGCGCGCAACGTGTCACGAGCGACCTCGACACGCTGCTCGCCACACCGGGTTTCGCCGGTTCGCTGCTCAACTCCGAGGTGACGTCGGTGACCGGACGCCTGCCCCTGCTCGACAAGGTGGTGGGGGTCACCGTCGCCGGGCCGGTCATCATGAACGACGTCGGCGTCCACGACATCCCGGTCACCTCGGGCGGACCGATCCGGACCGATCCGTCCCGGATCACGTTGAGGCTCAACCCGGATCGTCTGGGCTCGGCGCTGGTCACCGATCCGGCAGCCAACGTCCCCCCGACGCTGCGGCTGTTCGACGCCACCGGGAACACCGCGCACGCCACCTATCTCACCGAGCACTCCGACCGTCTGGCCTTCGAGGCGCTGTCGCTGTCGGCACCTGACAGTGCCGAACCCGGCCCGGCCACTTACACCGACACCGACACCGACACCGACACCGATCATGCGGATGTCCCTGCACCGCAGGCAGATCAGATCGCCCAGTTCGATTCGATCCTGGGCGACGGGGGCGTCACCCGGATGCGGTCGTTGCCCGGCTACGCCGAGCACGGCTATGCGAGGGCGCCATCGCGCCGCGTCATCGCCGCCCTCGAGCACGCCGCCCTACTCGGCATGCCCATGACGATGGCGACGGCGGCTCCCGGCTGCATCCAGATGCGTCACGACCAGCTCGACGGCGCGCGCGAACACCGCGGTCAGATGGTGATCGCTTCCGGCAGCTGCCGCGCCATGATCAACTTCAATCTCGCCGCCGAATGCTGGATCACCTGGTCACAGGGCGTCTGGGGCCGGACCGGCTCGATCGAGATCTACGACCGCCACGCGCAGTGCGCGATGGTCGCCACCCAGACCGGCTCGGTCTCGGCGGCGATCTTCGAGGCCTGGGATCATCTGCTCACCGATCTGAGCAGCTGA
- the thrB gene encoding homoserine kinase, producing MHSAWPETTVDDDADRPAVTSGSPLPEGLSARVRVPASSANLGPGFDCLGIALGIYDEVEVHTVAGEGVEVEVSGEGAGDVPTDGSHLVARALRRGLEYAGVGVPGLKLRCSNEIPHSRGLGSSAAAAVSGLAAASGLIAAAGAGPGLTADELVQLSSEFEGHPDNAAASVLGSAVVTWIAGVDQVPVYQARRLPVHPDICATVFVPDTESSTAFTRGLLPDVVPRTDAIFNLSRSALAVVALTTDPDCLTAASEDRLHQPYRAESMAPTAELVADLRARGYAATVSGAGPSVLVLSVRPVPGEVRERAVAAGFTPRAVTIAGGVEVVVGSGRGVS from the coding sequence ATGCACTCGGCGTGGCCTGAGACCACGGTGGACGACGACGCCGACCGCCCCGCCGTGACTTCGGGCAGCCCACTGCCCGAAGGGCTTTCGGCACGGGTCCGGGTGCCCGCGTCGAGTGCCAATCTGGGGCCCGGATTCGATTGTCTCGGAATCGCATTGGGCATCTACGACGAAGTCGAGGTGCACACCGTCGCCGGTGAGGGCGTCGAGGTCGAGGTGAGTGGCGAGGGGGCCGGCGACGTCCCGACCGACGGCAGCCACCTGGTGGCGCGCGCCCTGAGGCGTGGCCTGGAATACGCCGGCGTCGGTGTTCCGGGCCTGAAACTTCGCTGCAGCAACGAGATCCCGCACTCGCGTGGTCTCGGGTCCTCGGCGGCCGCGGCGGTCTCCGGGCTGGCCGCAGCGTCGGGTCTGATCGCGGCGGCCGGCGCCGGGCCCGGGCTGACGGCCGACGAACTGGTGCAACTGTCGAGCGAGTTCGAGGGACACCCGGACAACGCCGCTGCGAGTGTCCTGGGGTCCGCGGTGGTCACCTGGATCGCCGGGGTGGACCAGGTGCCCGTCTATCAGGCGCGGCGCCTTCCGGTGCATCCCGATATCTGCGCGACGGTGTTCGTGCCCGACACCGAATCGTCGACGGCGTTCACCCGTGGGCTGCTGCCGGATGTGGTGCCGAGAACCGACGCGATCTTCAATCTGAGCCGATCGGCGCTGGCCGTCGTCGCCCTCACCACCGATCCGGACTGCCTGACCGCGGCTTCCGAGGATCGGCTGCATCAGCCGTACCGGGCCGAGTCCATGGCACCGACCGCCGAACTGGTGGCCGACCTGCGCGCCCGTGGATACGCGGCGACCGTGTCCGGGGCAGGTCCCAGCGTCCTGGTGCTCAGCGTGCGGCCGGTTCCGGGTGAGGTACGCGAACGCGCGGTCGCCGCGGGATTCACCCCCCGGGCGGTCACCATCGCGGGTGGTGTCGAGGTGGTCGTCGGCTCCGGGCGGGGAGTCAGCTGA
- the prmC gene encoding peptide chain release factor N(5)-glutamine methyltransferase translates to MSGQPAPDAPDTPDTPVRLMRWAARDLARHGIDSADTEARRLMAHVLGVDVGRLLLVDHVEPARRAEFEAAVDRRAAGVPLQHITGRVGFGTVELAVGPGVFIPRPETELIVEWALRRLPSPQRRAPLRIVDLCSGSGALALAIAHRLPAAEVVAVEVDDAALTWLRRNVERLGPAGRVHVHRADVTDHDAMSALFDDASVDLVVSNPPYVPTTATVGAEVAHDPDLAVYGGPDGMQVITPMIAGIARVLAPGGSVAIEHDDTTAGLVVQELRDAGVFADIESHRDLAGRPRFVTAVRSTGVSGRSVANPDMRG, encoded by the coding sequence GTGAGCGGCCAGCCGGCTCCCGACGCCCCGGACACCCCCGACACCCCGGTCCGACTGATGCGGTGGGCCGCTCGGGATCTGGCGCGCCACGGTATCGATTCGGCCGACACCGAGGCCCGGCGGCTGATGGCGCACGTGCTCGGCGTCGACGTCGGACGGTTGTTGCTCGTCGATCATGTCGAACCCGCCCGCCGGGCCGAGTTCGAGGCCGCCGTCGATCGGCGCGCGGCAGGGGTCCCGTTACAGCACATCACCGGGCGGGTGGGATTCGGCACGGTGGAACTCGCGGTCGGGCCCGGGGTGTTCATCCCGCGGCCGGAGACCGAACTCATCGTCGAATGGGCGTTACGACGGCTGCCCTCGCCCCAGCGTCGCGCGCCGCTGCGCATCGTCGATTTGTGCAGTGGCAGTGGTGCTCTCGCGTTGGCCATCGCACATCGGCTACCCGCCGCGGAGGTCGTTGCGGTCGAGGTGGACGACGCCGCGCTGACCTGGTTGCGGCGCAACGTCGAACGACTCGGACCCGCCGGCCGCGTGCATGTGCACCGCGCCGATGTCACCGATCACGACGCGATGAGCGCCCTGTTCGACGACGCGTCGGTCGATCTCGTGGTCAGTAATCCGCCGTATGTGCCGACGACCGCGACCGTGGGTGCCGAGGTGGCCCATGACCCCGACCTCGCCGTCTACGGCGGGCCCGACGGGATGCAGGTGATCACGCCGATGATCGCCGGGATCGCCCGGGTCCTTGCCCCCGGGGGGTCGGTGGCCATCGAACACGACGACACCACAGCCGGTCTGGTGGTCCAAGAGCTCAGGGACGCAGGAGTTTTCGCCGATATCGAGTCACACCGGGACCTGGCCGGCCGGCCTCGGTTCGTCACGGCCGTTCGGTCCACCGGGGTGTCGGGGCGCTCGGTGGCGAACCCGGACATGCGAGGATGA